A genomic stretch from Treponema primitia ZAS-1 includes:
- a CDS encoding hydratase — MISLLKGGTYYSGGRLIADDEAGAVEIKRLGKNFSRQEGQKGTIAYSILTAHNSGDGRNLKIKFDSMASHDITYVGIIQTARASGMESFPIPYVLTNCHNTLCAVGGTINEDDHVFALSAAKKYGGIFVPPHMAVIHSYNREMMAGCGKMILGSDSHTRYGALGTMAVGEGGGELAKQLVGRTYDIPYPEVVAVCLTGTPRNGVGPQDVALSIIAGVFKNGYVKNKVMEFIGDGIANIPVDFRNGIDVMTTETTCWSSIWKTDDQVRDYLTIHKRGGDYRELNPADGAYYDGAILVDLSKIEPSIAMPFHPSSVYTIRELKENAEDILAKTEEAANKAIGVPGIAINLRKKLQGGDLYVDQGIIAGCSGGTFNNIMAAADILDGKSTGDGVFSLSVYPDSQPVFAELVKNGGIAKLMGAGVIVRSAFCGPCFGAGDTPANGEFSIRHTTRNFPNREGSKPGDGQIASVALMDARSIALTAANGGRLSAAGDDEVYTQRPTYFFDRSIYDKRVYDGTGKPDRKTELVFGPNIKDWPAMPALTENLLVQIVSYITDPVTTTDELIPSGETSSYRSNPLALAEFTLSRRDPEYVGKAKAVKTLEEGRRKATGPVPAEIEALYAMIKTLPGCGNTTPEQAGIGSAIYANKPGDGSAREQAASCQRVLGASANFALEYATKRYRSNLINWGILPFLVKDGAAFKTGDWLFVPGARKALLEKADTFPAYVLGCNTNRITTIELSLGALTDTERQILADGCLINYYKH, encoded by the coding sequence ATGATATCATTACTGAAAGGCGGCACCTATTATTCCGGCGGCAGGCTTATTGCGGATGACGAAGCAGGGGCCGTGGAAATAAAGCGGCTTGGCAAAAATTTTTCCAGGCAAGAAGGACAGAAGGGAACCATCGCCTATTCAATACTTACCGCCCACAACAGCGGTGACGGGCGGAATCTAAAAATTAAATTTGATTCCATGGCTTCCCATGATATCACCTACGTGGGGATCATCCAGACTGCCCGGGCAAGCGGCATGGAAAGCTTTCCCATTCCCTATGTGCTGACCAACTGTCATAATACCCTTTGTGCGGTGGGTGGAACCATTAACGAGGACGACCATGTATTCGCCCTTTCTGCGGCGAAAAAATACGGCGGCATCTTCGTGCCCCCCCATATGGCGGTTATCCATTCCTACAACCGGGAAATGATGGCGGGCTGCGGCAAGATGATCCTCGGTTCGGACAGCCATACCCGCTACGGCGCCTTGGGAACCATGGCTGTGGGCGAGGGCGGCGGTGAGCTTGCCAAGCAGCTTGTGGGCAGGACCTACGACATCCCCTATCCGGAAGTAGTTGCGGTCTGCCTTACCGGGACTCCCCGGAACGGCGTCGGCCCCCAGGATGTGGCCCTTTCGATTATCGCCGGGGTGTTTAAAAACGGCTATGTAAAAAATAAGGTCATGGAATTTATCGGAGATGGTATAGCGAATATCCCGGTGGATTTCCGTAACGGAATTGATGTGATGACCACCGAGACTACCTGCTGGAGTTCGATCTGGAAAACCGACGATCAGGTACGGGACTACCTTACAATACATAAACGGGGAGGGGACTACCGGGAGCTAAACCCCGCCGATGGTGCATATTATGACGGGGCAATCCTGGTGGATCTTTCAAAGATCGAACCATCCATCGCCATGCCCTTTCACCCAAGCAGTGTGTATACGATCCGGGAACTAAAGGAAAATGCCGAAGATATACTTGCAAAGACCGAGGAAGCGGCCAACAAGGCTATTGGTGTACCGGGTATCGCAATAAATCTGCGGAAAAAACTACAGGGCGGTGACCTGTATGTGGACCAGGGAATTATCGCCGGCTGTTCCGGAGGGACCTTTAACAATATCATGGCTGCGGCGGATATTCTTGATGGAAAGTCTACCGGGGACGGCGTTTTCTCCCTCAGCGTATACCCGGACAGCCAGCCGGTTTTTGCGGAACTGGTAAAGAACGGCGGCATAGCAAAACTAATGGGCGCTGGCGTTATCGTGCGTTCCGCCTTCTGCGGCCCCTGTTTCGGCGCCGGGGACACGCCGGCAAACGGCGAATTCTCCATACGCCATACCACCCGCAATTTTCCTAACCGGGAAGGGTCGAAGCCCGGCGACGGACAGATCGCTTCGGTAGCCCTGATGGATGCCCGTTCCATAGCCCTTACCGCAGCTAACGGCGGAAGGCTAAGCGCCGCCGGGGATGACGAGGTGTATACGCAGCGCCCTACATATTTCTTTGACCGCTCCATTTACGACAAGCGGGTCTACGATGGTACGGGCAAGCCGGATAGGAAAACAGAACTGGTGTTTGGGCCGAATATCAAGGATTGGCCCGCCATGCCGGCGCTTACGGAAAATCTGTTGGTACAAATTGTTAGTTATATTACGGACCCCGTGACCACCACGGATGAGCTTATTCCGTCGGGGGAGACATCATCGTACCGCTCAAACCCGCTGGCCCTTGCGGAGTTTACCCTGAGCAGGCGGGACCCGGAATATGTGGGGAAGGCCAAGGCGGTAAAGACCCTGGAGGAAGGGCGGCGGAAAGCTACAGGACCGGTCCCCGCGGAAATTGAGGCTCTGTATGCAATGATTAAAACTTTACCCGGCTGCGGTAATACTACACCGGAACAGGCGGGCATAGGCAGCGCCATCTACGCCAATAAGCCCGGGGACGGTTCCGCCCGGGAACAAGCCGCATCCTGCCAGCGTGTGCTTGGGGCATCGGCAAACTTCGCCCTGGAATACGCCACAAAGCGGTACCGCTCTAACCTGATCAACTGGGGCATACTGCCCTTCCTGGTAAAGGACGGCGCCGCTTTTAAGACCGGGGATTGGTTATTCGTACCGGGGGCTAGGAAAGCGCTTCTGGAAAAGGCCGATACCTTCCCAGCCTACGTACTAGGCTGTAATACAAATCGTATTACAACAATAGAACTATCCCTGGGGGCGCTCACGGACACGGAACGGCAAATACTGGCGGACGGGTGTTTGATTAACTATTACAAACACTAA
- a CDS encoding ABC transporter permease — protein sequence MRAGPISFISLRYLLGRAREGGRYLRGAAGGIALSLIPIIVTLMVADGMIRGITDRYLELGTGHIQIYDFLDPMEVENTKTALEDLPGLRGAWLERQGLGVLAGKKGRTGATIRATESSFWEDEGSSKFLKTISGSAKIEDPRDVILGDALAESLGAEVGDTLRIMTLRIGSDGRNIPRLFPFTIKGIVSSGYRELDSLWCIVGYDAGKRILAPELSSSYLMVKIDDPYTGADDASYDIYQKLGPGYGIYTWKELQRSQYSSYESTRQLLLFIMALVVIVAAVNVSSATSMLAIERQRDIAVLKAFGTKPRGISRIFIQGAFLTGLTGGITGIALGLGIGSAINPIIHGLEKALGFFSGLFHGGEVKILDPGYYLENIPLVIDWKAVFIIGIGTILASMLASWIPARRAGAIPPIELLRKY from the coding sequence GTGAGGGCCGGCCCCATTAGTTTTATTAGTCTTCGTTACCTCCTTGGAAGGGCCCGGGAGGGAGGCCGCTATCTTAGGGGCGCCGCAGGGGGTATCGCCCTGAGCCTTATTCCTATCATTGTTACCCTCATGGTGGCGGATGGTATGATTCGGGGTATCACCGACCGGTATCTGGAACTGGGAACCGGCCATATTCAGATCTACGATTTTTTGGATCCCATGGAAGTTGAGAACACTAAAACTGCGCTGGAGGATCTTCCCGGACTTCGGGGGGCATGGCTTGAACGCCAGGGCCTTGGGGTACTGGCGGGTAAAAAAGGCAGGACCGGGGCTACCATCAGGGCCACGGAAAGTTCTTTTTGGGAAGATGAGGGAAGCAGCAAGTTTTTAAAAACCATTTCGGGGAGTGCAAAGATTGAGGATCCCCGGGATGTAATTTTGGGGGATGCCCTGGCGGAGAGCCTGGGCGCAGAAGTGGGGGACACCCTGCGGATAATGACGCTCCGCATTGGCTCCGACGGCAGGAATATCCCCAGGCTTTTTCCTTTTACAATTAAGGGTATTGTTTCTTCCGGGTACCGGGAACTGGATTCCCTCTGGTGTATCGTGGGTTACGATGCGGGAAAACGAATCCTGGCGCCGGAATTGTCCTCATCCTATCTCATGGTAAAGATCGATGACCCCTATACGGGCGCTGATGATGCAAGCTACGATATCTATCAAAAGTTGGGGCCCGGTTATGGGATCTATACCTGGAAGGAACTCCAGAGATCCCAGTACAGTTCCTATGAATCTACCAGGCAGCTTCTTCTCTTTATCATGGCCCTGGTGGTGATCGTGGCCGCAGTAAATGTGTCTTCCGCCACGTCCATGCTGGCTATAGAGCGGCAGCGTGATATTGCGGTATTAAAAGCCTTTGGTACAAAGCCCAGGGGTATTAGCAGAATCTTTATCCAGGGGGCGTTCCTTACCGGGCTTACCGGGGGTATAACCGGTATCGCCCTTGGCCTGGGGATTGGATCCGCCATAAATCCCATCATCCATGGATTGGAAAAGGCGCTTGGCTTTTTTTCCGGCCTTTTCCACGGAGGGGAGGTAAAAATACTGGACCCGGGTTATTATTTGGAAAACATTCCCCTGGTTATTGACTGGAAAGCGGTCTTCATTATCGGCATTGGCACAATCCTGGCGTCCATGCTGGCATCCTGGATTCCTGCCAGACGGGCCGGGGCTATTCCCCCAATAGAATTACTGCGGAAGTACTAG
- a CDS encoding ABC transporter ATP-binding protein: MSDIVQDADSILVRVRDLVKTYTSGTETLRILQGIGFDIKRGSSVAVTGESGSGKSTLLNILGGLDRCDCGSVMVGGAEINGLTESALSSYRSHRVGFIFQFHYLLKDFTALENVMLPAYIAGMKKKDALEKARLLLGDVRLDDRIHHYPSQLSGGERQRVAVARSLVNDPDLVLADEPTGNLDAQNSAMVAELLYAGAGKWGKTLMVVTHDMGVAERAEVRYTLVGGVLRTYGPQIGAPK; encoded by the coding sequence ATGAGTGATATCGTTCAGGATGCTGATTCAATCCTGGTCCGGGTTAGGGATCTTGTTAAGACCTATACATCCGGTACGGAAACCCTCCGCATACTTCAGGGTATTGGGTTCGATATTAAACGGGGAAGTTCCGTGGCAGTGACCGGTGAAAGCGGCAGTGGAAAAAGTACGCTCCTTAATATTTTGGGGGGCCTTGATCGCTGCGACTGCGGATCCGTCATGGTTGGGGGCGCTGAAATAAACGGTCTTACGGAATCCGCCCTCAGTTCCTACCGAAGTCATCGGGTGGGCTTTATTTTTCAGTTTCACTATTTATTGAAAGATTTTACCGCTCTGGAAAATGTAATGCTGCCCGCATATATTGCGGGGATGAAAAAAAAGGATGCCCTGGAAAAAGCGCGGCTCCTCCTTGGGGACGTACGGCTTGATGATAGGATCCACCACTATCCATCCCAGCTTTCCGGCGGTGAGCGGCAGCGGGTTGCGGTGGCCCGTTCCCTGGTGAACGATCCCGACCTGGTCCTGGCGGACGAGCCGACGGGTAACCTGGATGCTCAGAACAGCGCCATGGTGGCGGAACTCCTCTATGCCGGCGCCGGGAAATGGGGTAAGACACTTATGGTGGTTACCCATGATATGGGTGTGGCTGAACGGGCGGAAGTCCGCTATACCCTGGTAGGCGGGGTACTTCGGACCTACGGTCCCCAGATCGGAGCGCCGAAGTGA
- a CDS encoding ABC transporter permease has protein sequence MAGQGWIGFVAIRYFRGRRKNTHSPAPVLAILGIATGVLALTVIIAVMNGFQLGFIESILEISSYHLRIEAFPHDGRGEMLREKISALPALRAAVPFREIQGIVRGQQRGHHGAVVRGLPPDALEQDLGMAEKLVFERGSFNLEDRFSILLGAELARRLDADLGDWITMVSVSGEDLFSGDAEEGEGGADNSRFIVKGIFRSGFYEYDLGWAFINIERSAEISGGDTSLGIKLKNRWQDRAGLEQIRRVLEEQAGLELHVSSWRDYNRAFFGALRTEKLFMFVLVGLIFIVVGLNIFQAQRRSVLERREEIGLLRAVGATDMAVRLVFVWDGVIIGIVGAGMGMLLGLLIACNIAAFFSILEGVVNFFIGILNVLSSPFLGSEAAGGGFAIFSPTVFYIKEIPSRLIPHEVLIIFLFGFLSALLAAWFASGRVSRTRPAEVLRYE, from the coding sequence ATGGCTGGGCAGGGCTGGATAGGATTTGTCGCGATCCGTTATTTTCGGGGACGGCGCAAAAATACGCATTCTCCGGCGCCGGTTCTGGCCATACTGGGTATTGCCACCGGGGTATTGGCGCTGACGGTTATCATCGCGGTGATGAATGGGTTCCAACTGGGGTTTATCGAAAGTATCCTTGAAATATCATCCTACCATCTGCGGATAGAAGCGTTCCCCCATGACGGGCGGGGAGAAATGCTGCGGGAAAAAATCAGCGCCCTGCCGGCGCTTAGAGCGGCAGTTCCATTCCGGGAAATTCAGGGAATTGTCCGCGGACAGCAGAGGGGGCATCACGGAGCGGTGGTCCGCGGCCTCCCGCCTGATGCCCTGGAACAGGACTTGGGGATGGCGGAAAAGCTGGTCTTTGAAAGGGGCTCTTTTAATTTAGAGGACCGTTTTTCCATATTGCTTGGAGCTGAACTGGCAAGGCGTCTTGATGCGGATCTTGGGGATTGGATTACCATGGTTTCCGTTTCAGGGGAGGACCTTTTTTCCGGGGATGCTGAAGAAGGTGAGGGCGGGGCGGATAATTCCCGGTTCATTGTTAAGGGTATTTTTCGTTCAGGTTTTTATGAATATGATTTGGGATGGGCATTTATTAATATAGAACGTTCCGCTGAAATAAGCGGTGGAGATACGTCCCTGGGGATCAAACTGAAAAACCGCTGGCAGGACCGGGCCGGACTGGAACAGATCCGGAGGGTATTGGAAGAACAGGCGGGACTTGAGCTTCATGTTTCTTCCTGGCGGGACTATAATAGGGCTTTCTTCGGAGCCCTGCGGACAGAAAAACTGTTCATGTTTGTTTTGGTGGGACTTATATTTATTGTTGTGGGGTTAAATATCTTTCAAGCCCAACGACGCAGTGTCCTTGAACGCCGTGAGGAAATCGGCCTCCTCCGGGCTGTGGGCGCCACGGATATGGCGGTGCGGCTGGTCTTTGTCTGGGATGGGGTTATTATCGGTATTGTAGGGGCGGGTATGGGAATGCTCCTGGGACTTCTTATCGCCTGTAACATCGCAGCGTTTTTTTCCATACTGGAAGGGGTAGTTAATTTCTTTATCGGTATTCTTAATGTGCTTTCATCACCCTTCCTGGGATCGGAAGCTGCGGGCGGGGGCTTCGCTATTTTTTCACCAACGGTGTTTTATATAAAGGAAATCCCCTCCAGGCTCATCCCCCATGAGGTGCTGATTATATTTTTATTTGGCTTTTTATCCGCCCTTCTAGCGGCATGGTTCGCCTCGGGAAGGGTCTCCCGGACAAGACCCGCGGAGGTACTGCGTTATGAGTGA
- the ftsY gene encoding signal recognition particle-docking protein FtsY, whose amino-acid sequence MGAASFADRLKNFFGRGKQVSEELFEDLADLLVEGDFGAAEAFKTVDALRLICKKEGISDPTQARMALASLLERSLCISPVGAQNSLVVILLLGVNGVGKTTTAAKLAERYRSLDKKKPILAAADTFRAAAVDQLKIHGERLGVRVVAHKQGGDPAAVVYDALEAALAGGGDMIIADTAGRMHTKTALVEELKKIDRVVESKAPGAKYIRWLVLDSTTGRNALAQAETFHQAVALDGVILTKFDSSAKGGVVYSLSTELRLPVVFLCNGEQYGDIKPFDPKEYTKEFIGLD is encoded by the coding sequence GTGGGGGCAGCTAGCTTTGCAGATCGTTTAAAAAATTTTTTTGGCCGGGGAAAACAGGTTTCGGAAGAATTATTTGAAGATCTGGCGGATCTCCTGGTGGAGGGTGACTTTGGCGCTGCCGAAGCGTTTAAAACGGTGGATGCCCTCCGTTTAATTTGTAAAAAAGAGGGAATTTCCGATCCTACCCAGGCGCGCATGGCCTTGGCCTCCCTGCTGGAAAGGAGCTTATGTATATCACCCGTGGGGGCCCAAAACTCCCTGGTGGTGATATTGCTCCTGGGCGTGAACGGGGTTGGGAAGACCACCACCGCAGCTAAACTGGCGGAGCGGTACCGGTCTTTGGATAAAAAAAAGCCCATCCTGGCTGCGGCGGATACTTTCCGGGCTGCGGCGGTGGATCAGTTGAAAATACACGGAGAACGCCTTGGGGTACGGGTGGTTGCCCACAAACAGGGGGGAGATCCCGCAGCGGTAGTGTACGATGCCCTGGAAGCGGCCCTTGCCGGGGGCGGGGATATGATCATAGCCGATACCGCCGGGCGGATGCACACTAAAACTGCGCTAGTGGAAGAATTAAAGAAGATTGACCGGGTGGTTGAATCTAAGGCGCCTGGGGCGAAGTATATACGGTGGTTGGTCCTGGATTCTACCACCGGACGTAACGCCCTGGCCCAGGCGGAGACCTTTCATCAGGCGGTAGCCCTGGATGGCGTTATCCTGACAAAATTTGATTCCAGCGCCAAGGGGGGGGTGGTTTATTCCCTGTCAACAGAACTCCGCCTTCCGGTAGTTTTTCTCTGCAACGGAGAACAATACGGGGATATTAAGCCCTTTGATCCCAAGGAATACACAAAGGAATTTATCGGCCTTGATTAA
- a CDS encoding PEGA domain-containing protein, with amino-acid sequence MPGKIIKHSITMFALLLVFSAPVFGFGKAEEEETEIMNPEWVLAITAFDVSSLPPPQRILGDLLVRGLAKSITDVHHRVRVSEEYSYYRDLAWVRALEDAGKKLAAKRTERDLLIYKGYPDRRYKNEIKTVDAAIKTLEEEYQKAEEAVMAIEYEPVFRLTQENNDGTFPDPPAKGVEYRFCTNKKADAIVTGEISEFHGRVFLRIRLYTLYTRSFAYEDSFIFSTDDMGLVEDEMAGRLAAAISGAPPSAISVKTDPENAVILVKENYAGQGDTGIREYPPGPVDVAVFADGYDSASMSVDLAMGELTELQFKLRPVPQTSFGIDFPDHKGALIYEGSLYIGAAPLTITTPMNQFEYIHAETLAGAKSAVIFRAGQTGDVVTLPVSIPVGKDKKPLGTARRKYYGAWTHVWIALPVAFMLSGITATYQNAYNYAGDPDIYDTYQTLNTVTTGAWIAFGAVMVESIYRILRYGSTASKSVPKIAK; translated from the coding sequence GGTTTGGAAAGGCTGAGGAGGAGGAGACGGAGATTATGAACCCCGAGTGGGTTCTCGCTATTACCGCCTTTGATGTTTCTTCCCTTCCTCCCCCCCAGCGTATTCTGGGGGATCTTCTGGTACGCGGGCTTGCAAAATCCATCACGGATGTTCATCACCGGGTCCGGGTATCGGAAGAATATTCTTACTACCGGGATCTGGCCTGGGTTCGCGCCCTGGAGGATGCGGGGAAAAAATTGGCGGCCAAGAGGACCGAGCGGGATTTGCTTATCTATAAGGGGTATCCGGATCGGCGGTATAAGAACGAAATAAAAACGGTTGATGCGGCTATAAAAACCTTGGAGGAGGAGTACCAAAAGGCCGAAGAAGCGGTAATGGCGATTGAGTATGAACCGGTTTTTAGGCTGACCCAGGAAAACAACGATGGGACATTTCCCGATCCACCCGCCAAAGGCGTTGAGTACCGTTTTTGCACCAATAAAAAAGCTGATGCCATCGTCACCGGGGAGATATCCGAATTTCATGGCCGGGTTTTTCTCCGTATCCGCTTGTATACCCTGTATACCCGTTCGTTTGCATACGAGGATAGTTTTATTTTTTCTACCGATGATATGGGCTTGGTGGAGGATGAAATGGCGGGACGTTTGGCGGCGGCCATATCCGGCGCTCCTCCATCGGCGATATCCGTAAAAACGGATCCGGAAAACGCAGTTATTCTGGTCAAAGAAAACTATGCAGGGCAGGGTGATACGGGGATCAGGGAATATCCTCCGGGCCCGGTGGATGTGGCGGTCTTTGCGGATGGGTATGACAGTGCATCCATGTCGGTGGATCTTGCGATGGGAGAATTGACGGAGCTGCAATTTAAACTTCGGCCCGTGCCACAGACCAGTTTTGGCATTGATTTTCCTGACCATAAAGGTGCATTGATATACGAAGGTTCCCTTTACATTGGGGCTGCTCCCCTAACCATAACGACTCCGATGAATCAATTTGAATATATCCACGCAGAAACTCTGGCGGGGGCTAAGTCTGCGGTAATTTTCCGGGCAGGGCAGACGGGAGATGTGGTAACCCTGCCGGTTTCCATACCCGTGGGGAAGGATAAAAAACCCTTGGGTACGGCCCGGCGTAAATATTACGGCGCTTGGACACACGTCTGGATAGCGCTTCCGGTGGCTTTTATGCTTTCCGGTATTACCGCTACCTATCAGAATGCCTATAACTATGCGGGTGATCCGGATATATATGATACCTACCAGACCCTGAATACGGTTACCACCGGCGCCTGGATTGCCTTTGGCGCTGTTATGGTTGAATCAATTTACCGGATACTCCGGTATGGCAGTACGGCCAGTAAGAGCGTTCCGAAGATTGCGAAATAG